The following are encoded together in the Streptomyces sp. NBC_00358 genome:
- a CDS encoding SPFH domain-containing protein has translation MSTTTSDTPESEGAPSVEPRSDTAAEGGGGHRPARLIHNEVTTEIPVHLLFRDDPDPVSVPLAPAVVGRRRGTGEQPRIRRAASGRPPRPVPEVDPELVERPARVLPGAAGVLAGACGVAGCGLTTWWAGVLPPAVLAALELPGSAGAGLGPAQWAAYAGAGALGLFGFGGLARGRTGRAWVLGLFGRYRGTVRRTGLMWLNPLVLRRRVDVRLRHWRSEPMSVVDANGVELRVVVLVVWRVKDTARATLAVDDHRTYLRECVEAALSRVLSQLPAELPPAVIRDLTLRNTDAVGEALTRMVAADTAPVGLEVFSAQPTRIEYAPEIAAVMQRRRIAALDAQHRDSVLGSVVDSVEDTVTRLTLRGLVELDDYERKALVKDLTVAFCTGRGEVSS, from the coding sequence ATGAGTACGACGACGTCAGACACCCCTGAGTCCGAGGGGGCGCCCTCGGTGGAACCCCGGTCCGACACGGCGGCCGAGGGCGGCGGCGGTCACCGGCCCGCTCGGCTCATCCACAACGAGGTCACCACCGAGATCCCCGTCCATCTGCTCTTCCGCGACGACCCCGACCCGGTGTCCGTGCCGCTCGCGCCCGCCGTCGTGGGCCGTCGGCGCGGCACCGGCGAGCAGCCGAGGATCAGGCGGGCCGCGTCCGGCCGGCCGCCCCGACCGGTGCCGGAGGTCGACCCCGAGCTGGTCGAACGGCCCGCCCGGGTACTGCCCGGAGCGGCTGGTGTGCTGGCAGGGGCCTGCGGTGTGGCCGGATGTGGCCTCACCACCTGGTGGGCGGGTGTGCTGCCGCCCGCCGTGCTGGCGGCCCTGGAACTGCCCGGGTCGGCGGGCGCCGGGCTCGGGCCCGCGCAGTGGGCCGCGTACGCCGGGGCGGGTGCCCTCGGCCTGTTCGGCTTCGGCGGTCTCGCCCGCGGCCGGACCGGGCGGGCCTGGGTGCTCGGTCTGTTCGGGCGCTATCGCGGCACGGTCCGGCGCACCGGTCTGATGTGGCTCAACCCGCTGGTGCTGCGCCGCCGGGTCGACGTGCGGCTGCGGCACTGGCGCAGCGAGCCGATGTCCGTGGTCGACGCGAACGGGGTCGAGTTGCGGGTGGTCGTCCTCGTCGTGTGGCGCGTCAAGGACACCGCGCGGGCCACGCTCGCGGTCGACGACCACCGGACGTATCTGCGCGAGTGCGTGGAGGCGGCCCTGTCCCGGGTGCTCTCGCAGTTGCCGGCCGAACTGCCGCCCGCCGTGATCAGGGACCTGACCCTGCGCAACACGGACGCGGTCGGCGAGGCGCTGACCCGGATGGTGGCCGCGGACACGGCCCCGGTCGGCCTGGAGGTGTTCTCCGCGCAGCCGACCCGGATCGAGTACGCGCCCGAGATCGCGGCCGTGATGCAGCGTCGCCGGATCGCGGCCCTGGACGCCCAGCATCGTGACAGCGTGCTCGGCTCGGTGGTCGACTCGGTCGAGGACACGGTGACCCGGCTGACCCTGCGGGGGCTGGTCGAACTGGACGACTACGAGCGCAAGGCGTTGGTGAAGGACCTGACGGTGGCGTTCTGCACGGGGCGCGGGGAGGTGTCGTCGTAG
- a CDS encoding lytic polysaccharide monooxygenase auxiliary activity family 9 protein has protein sequence MRTRTNQSRTSRKAKTYAAALGLATAGTFVLSTGGASAHGYTDQPLSRQKMCAANGGIVANCGDIQWEPQSVEGLKGFPAAGPADGQICSGSHTNFSQLDQPKTPAGTAWPTTKVTAGQTYTFRWQFTAMHATTDFKYFITKTGWNQNHALTRADLETTPFLTVPYNGQRPPSTLTHTGTLPSGRTGHHIILGVWTVADTTNAFYSCADVTF, from the coding sequence ATGCGCACACGGACGAACCAGTCCCGCACCAGCAGGAAAGCGAAGACGTACGCGGCGGCCCTCGGCCTCGCCACGGCGGGCACCTTCGTGCTCTCCACCGGCGGAGCCAGCGCCCACGGCTACACCGACCAGCCTCTCAGCCGGCAGAAGATGTGCGCCGCGAACGGCGGCATCGTCGCCAACTGCGGTGACATCCAATGGGAGCCGCAGAGCGTCGAGGGCCTCAAGGGCTTCCCGGCGGCGGGCCCGGCCGACGGCCAGATCTGCTCCGGGAGCCACACCAACTTCAGCCAGCTCGACCAGCCCAAGACCCCCGCGGGCACGGCCTGGCCGACGACCAAGGTCACCGCGGGCCAGACCTACACCTTCCGCTGGCAGTTCACGGCGATGCACGCGACGACCGACTTCAAGTACTTCATCACCAAGACCGGCTGGAACCAGAACCACGCGCTGACCCGCGCGGACCTGGAGACCACCCCGTTCCTGACGGTCCCCTACAACGGACAGCGCCCCCCGTCCACGCTCACGCACACCGGCACCCTGCCGAGCGGCAGGACCGGACACCACATCATCCTCGGGGTGTGGACGGTCGCGGACACGACGAACGCGTTCTACTCCTGCGCGGACGTCACCTTCTGA
- a CDS encoding DUF3592 domain-containing protein has product MSVFLYAVPSVIIVVVLLGAAATLRRSLELRRAWNSGLTAEARCLRSYTTVSGGGNDTSVHTTLHHVYEFTTNKGRAIRFEEAHGPSTVVEGDIVTVHYTAQRPEKATAQPPSPVKAAAGTIGMLVFFGLIVAFCVGFMITYHVESSGGDSFMGGS; this is encoded by the coding sequence ATGAGTGTGTTCTTGTACGCCGTTCCAAGCGTGATCATCGTCGTGGTGCTGCTCGGCGCGGCCGCGACGTTGCGCCGCTCGCTGGAGCTGCGCCGTGCCTGGAACAGTGGGCTGACCGCGGAGGCGCGCTGCCTGCGCTCGTACACGACGGTCAGCGGGGGCGGCAACGACACCTCGGTCCACACGACCCTGCACCACGTCTACGAGTTCACGACGAACAAGGGCCGCGCGATCCGCTTCGAGGAGGCGCACGGCCCCTCGACGGTCGTCGAGGGCGACATCGTCACCGTGCACTACACCGCCCAGCGACCCGAGAAGGCCACGGCGCAGCCGCCGAGCCCGGTCAAGGCGGCCGCGGGCACCATCGGCATGCTGGTGTTCTTCGGCTTGATCGTCGCCTTCTGCGTCGGCTTCATGATCACCTACCACGTGGAGTCCTCGGGCGGCGATTCCTTCATGGGCGGGAGCTGA
- a CDS encoding AMP-binding protein has protein sequence MGFSGRTVGELVRERWGDHRPGLWFEGRVVSHHQVAAGAAARAALLAELLPPGAEPHVGVLLDNTPEYPLWLSAAALAGAAVAGINPTRRGPELARDILHTECRVLVTERTHLPLLDGLELPGVRVLVTDTDAYADLLKAYEGARPDTGGAGPDSRFLLLFTSGSTGAPKAAICTQGRIAAAGRSLVDHFGVREDDTHYICMPMFHGNAVIADWAPALAAGAGIALRRRFSASGFLPDVRACGATYFTYVGRAVQYLLATPARPDDGDNPLRRGFGTEAGAVDAAAFEKRFGARLVEGYGSSEGGAAIQRTPGTPAGAIGRAAPADDLAVIDPRTRRECPPAVFAEDGRLLNGTDAIGELVNRGASPFEGYWRNPDADAARRRGGNPSPGRVGEGEGEGEAGKTGEGDGWYWTGDLFYRDADGFLYFAGRTDDRLRVDSENLAAAMIENILARYGDAAAVAVYAVPDPVAGDQVMATLALTEGARFDPSAFAAFLLDQPDLGTKMAPRFLRIAERMPVTATNKIHRVGLRREGFRCPDPVWWRPPGEREYRPLTATDLDRLLSRYRARGREELLTR, from the coding sequence ATGGGGTTCAGTGGGCGTACCGTCGGGGAACTCGTGCGGGAGCGGTGGGGTGACCACCGGCCGGGGCTGTGGTTCGAAGGCCGGGTCGTCAGCCATCACCAGGTGGCGGCGGGCGCGGCGGCGCGCGCGGCCCTGCTCGCCGAACTGCTGCCGCCCGGCGCGGAGCCGCATGTGGGGGTACTGCTCGACAACACCCCCGAATATCCTCTGTGGTTGAGCGCGGCAGCCCTCGCCGGTGCGGCCGTCGCCGGGATCAACCCGACCCGGCGCGGCCCCGAACTGGCCCGCGACATCCTGCACACCGAGTGCCGCGTCCTGGTCACCGAGCGGACCCACCTGCCCCTCCTCGACGGACTCGAACTGCCGGGCGTACGTGTCCTGGTGACCGACACGGACGCGTACGCCGACCTCCTGAAGGCCTACGAGGGCGCGCGGCCGGACACCGGCGGGGCGGGCCCGGACAGCCGCTTCCTCCTTCTCTTCACGTCCGGTTCGACCGGCGCGCCCAAGGCCGCGATCTGCACCCAGGGCAGGATCGCCGCCGCCGGACGCTCACTCGTCGACCACTTCGGGGTGCGCGAGGACGACACCCACTACATCTGCATGCCGATGTTCCACGGCAACGCCGTGATCGCCGACTGGGCCCCGGCGCTGGCGGCCGGCGCGGGGATCGCGCTGCGGCGCCGCTTCTCGGCGTCCGGGTTCCTTCCCGACGTACGGGCCTGCGGGGCCACGTACTTCACCTACGTCGGCCGTGCCGTGCAGTATCTGCTGGCCACGCCCGCCCGCCCCGACGACGGCGACAATCCGCTGCGCAGGGGGTTCGGGACGGAGGCCGGCGCGGTCGACGCGGCCGCCTTCGAGAAGCGCTTCGGGGCGCGGCTCGTCGAGGGGTACGGCTCCTCCGAGGGCGGCGCCGCCATCCAGCGCACACCCGGCACTCCGGCAGGGGCGATCGGGCGGGCGGCGCCCGCCGACGACCTCGCGGTGATCGACCCGAGGACCCGGCGCGAGTGCCCGCCCGCGGTCTTCGCCGAGGACGGCCGCCTGCTCAACGGGACCGACGCGATAGGGGAGTTGGTGAACCGTGGCGCCAGCCCCTTCGAGGGCTACTGGCGCAACCCCGACGCCGACGCGGCCCGGCGCCGGGGCGGGAACCCCTCGCCGGGCCGTGTCGGAGAGGGGGAGGGGGAGGGCGAAGCAGGGAAAACGGGGGAGGGGGACGGCTGGTACTGGACCGGTGACCTCTTCTACCGGGACGCCGACGGCTTCCTCTACTTCGCCGGACGCACCGACGACCGGCTCCGGGTCGACAGCGAGAACCTCGCCGCCGCGATGATCGAGAACATCCTCGCCCGGTACGGGGACGCCGCCGCCGTCGCGGTGTACGCCGTGCCCGATCCGGTGGCGGGCGACCAGGTGATGGCGACGCTGGCCCTGACGGAGGGGGCCCGCTTCGACCCCTCGGCCTTCGCCGCGTTCCTGCTCGACCAGCCGGACCTGGGCACGAAGATGGCGCCCCGGTTCCTGCGGATCGCGGAACGGATGCCCGTCACCGCCACCAACAAGATCCACCGGGTGGGCCTGCGGCGCGAGGGCTTCCGCTGTCCGGACCCGGTGTGGTGGCGGCCCCCGGGAGAGCGGGAGTACCGCCCCCTGACGGCGACGGACCTGGACAGGCTGCTCAGCCGGTACCGGGCGCGCGGCCGGGAGGAGTTGCTGACGCGCTGA
- a CDS encoding M18 family aminopeptidase: MSPTHDPLDRGHNDDLLGFVRASPSPYHVVASAAQRLEKAGFAELRERDDWTSGAVGGRYVVRGGALLAWYAPPGAPARTPFRIVGAHTDSPNLRVKPTPDTGSAGWRQIAVEIYGGVPLNTWLDRDLGISGRLALRDGSTRLVCVDKPLLRVPQLAIHLDRTVNEGLALDRQRHMAPLWGLGDSRPGALLGRIADEAGADADEVLGWDLMLHDIQPPGYLGADEEFIVAPRLDNQISVHAGVSALVAAAGAARPPAHIPVLAAFDHEEVGSGSESGAQGPFLERVLGRVVTARGGGAEDFNRALAGALCVSSDMSHAVHPNYAERHDPDHRPLPNGGPVIKVNVNQRYATDGTGVAAFAAACERAGVPWQPFVSHNAMPCGTSIGPITAARLGVATVDVGVAGLSMHSARELCGARDPGLLARVLTEFVTSE; encoded by the coding sequence ATGTCCCCCACGCATGACCCACTCGACCGCGGCCACAATGACGATCTGCTCGGCTTCGTCAGAGCCAGCCCCTCGCCGTACCACGTGGTGGCGAGCGCGGCGCAGCGCCTGGAGAAGGCGGGTTTCGCGGAGTTGCGGGAGCGGGACGACTGGACGTCCGGAGCCGTGGGAGGCCGGTACGTGGTCCGCGGGGGAGCCCTGCTCGCCTGGTACGCCCCACCGGGCGCTCCCGCCCGTACCCCGTTCCGCATCGTCGGCGCCCATACCGACTCACCGAACCTGCGGGTCAAGCCGACGCCGGACACCGGTTCGGCGGGATGGCGGCAGATAGCCGTCGAGATCTACGGCGGTGTGCCGCTCAACACCTGGCTCGACCGGGATCTGGGCATCTCGGGACGGCTGGCCCTGCGCGACGGCTCGACCCGGCTGGTCTGTGTCGACAAGCCGCTGCTGAGGGTGCCGCAGCTCGCCATCCACCTCGACCGGACCGTCAACGAGGGGCTCGCCCTGGACCGGCAGCGGCACATGGCCCCGCTGTGGGGGCTCGGCGACTCCCGGCCCGGCGCCCTGCTCGGCCGGATCGCGGACGAGGCCGGTGCCGACGCCGACGAGGTCCTCGGCTGGGACCTGATGCTGCACGACATCCAGCCGCCCGGATACCTGGGCGCGGACGAGGAGTTCATCGTCGCGCCACGTCTGGACAACCAGATCTCCGTGCACGCCGGTGTCAGCGCCCTGGTCGCCGCCGCAGGCGCCGCGCGGCCGCCCGCGCACATCCCGGTGCTCGCCGCCTTCGACCACGAGGAGGTCGGCAGCGGATCGGAGTCCGGCGCCCAGGGCCCCTTCCTGGAAAGGGTGCTGGGCCGTGTCGTGACCGCCCGGGGCGGCGGGGCCGAGGACTTCAACCGTGCCCTCGCCGGCGCCCTGTGCGTCTCCTCGGACATGTCCCACGCCGTCCACCCCAACTACGCCGAACGCCACGACCCGGATCACCGCCCGCTGCCCAACGGCGGGCCCGTGATCAAGGTCAACGTCAACCAGCGGTACGCCACCGACGGCACGGGCGTCGCGGCCTTCGCCGCCGCGTGCGAACGGGCCGGAGTGCCGTGGCAGCCGTTCGTCTCCCACAACGCGATGCCGTGCGGGACGTCGATCGGCCCGATCACCGCGGCCCGCCTCGGCGTGGCGACGGTCGACGTGGGCGTGGCCGGACTGTCGATGCACTCGGCGCGCGAGCTGTGCGGGGCCCGGGATCCGGGGCTGCTGGCGCGGGTGCTGACCGAGTTCGTCACGTCGGAGTAG
- a CDS encoding IclR family transcriptional regulator: protein MALMNEPTAPYHSAQDALRVLETVSRHTTGVTEAELARRAGLGADRLTALLRMLRREGYVEQVADGAYVTGAALSRLGSAQGRQQALRDKLQQTIDRLRDSVGAAIYLSRYIDGEVHVTQYADSPASPAVNEWVDFRSSAHASAVGKSLLGQLDHNGRRDHLARHKMARLTSRTITSERLLLSRLDSQPATVPVLDLQEYAIGTVCAAVPITAGSSVGCLALSLPVEHAHRLRRAADTLNRGATPVLLSLAI from the coding sequence GTGGCGCTGATGAACGAGCCGACCGCGCCGTACCACTCGGCTCAGGACGCCCTGCGGGTGCTGGAGACGGTGTCCCGGCACACCACCGGCGTCACGGAGGCCGAACTCGCCCGCCGGGCCGGCCTCGGCGCCGACCGGCTGACCGCGCTGCTGCGCATGCTCCGCCGCGAGGGTTACGTCGAACAGGTCGCGGACGGCGCGTACGTCACCGGCGCCGCCCTCAGCCGCCTCGGTTCCGCCCAGGGCCGCCAACAGGCCCTGCGCGACAAGCTCCAGCAGACGATCGACCGGCTCCGCGACTCGGTCGGCGCCGCCATCTATCTCAGCCGCTACATCGACGGCGAAGTGCACGTCACCCAGTACGCGGACAGCCCGGCGTCCCCCGCGGTCAACGAGTGGGTCGACTTCCGCTCCTCCGCGCACGCCAGCGCGGTCGGCAAGAGCCTGCTCGGCCAGCTCGACCACAACGGCCGCCGCGACCACCTCGCCCGCCACAAGATGGCCCGCCTCACCTCGCGGACCATCACCAGCGAGCGGCTCCTGCTGTCCCGTCTCGACTCCCAGCCGGCCACCGTGCCCGTGCTCGACCTCCAGGAGTACGCGATCGGCACGGTCTGCGCGGCCGTCCCGATCACCGCCGGCTCCTCGGTCGGCTGCCTGGCCCTGTCCCTCCCGGTCGAGCACGCCCACCGGCTCCGCCGCGCCGCGGACACGCTGAACCGCGGCGCGACTCCGGTACTGCTGTCCCTCGCGATCTGA
- the ehuA gene encoding ectoine/hydroxyectoine ABC transporter ATP-binding protein EhuA, translated as MTDLANPPVDGSELIRFDKVTKRFGDNTVLDGLDFRVDSGKHVTLIGPSGSGKTTILRLLMTLTRPDEGTITVAGDRLFPADEKRVREVRKKIGMVFQQFNLFPNMSVLRNVTEAPVTVLGLSRDEAEERARELLDLVGLADKCDDRPGRLSGGQQQRVAIARALAMRPQILLLDEVTSALDPELVAGVLDVLRDIARTTDITMLCVTHEMNFARDISDQVLMFDSGHVIESGPPERIFGDPEHERTREFLGAVL; from the coding sequence TTGACAGATCTCGCGAATCCCCCGGTGGACGGCAGCGAGCTGATCCGCTTCGACAAGGTCACCAAGCGCTTCGGGGACAACACCGTCCTCGACGGGCTCGACTTCCGTGTCGACTCCGGGAAGCACGTCACGCTGATCGGCCCGTCCGGCTCCGGCAAGACGACGATCCTGCGGCTGCTGATGACCCTGACCCGGCCGGACGAGGGGACGATCACGGTCGCCGGGGACCGGCTGTTCCCCGCGGACGAGAAGCGGGTCCGCGAGGTCCGCAAGAAGATCGGGATGGTCTTCCAGCAGTTCAACCTCTTCCCGAACATGAGCGTGCTGAGGAACGTCACCGAGGCGCCCGTCACAGTACTCGGCCTGTCCAGGGACGAGGCGGAGGAGCGCGCCCGCGAACTGCTCGACCTGGTCGGGCTCGCGGACAAGTGCGACGACCGGCCCGGCCGGCTCTCCGGCGGCCAGCAGCAGCGCGTGGCCATCGCCCGCGCGCTGGCGATGCGGCCGCAGATCCTGCTGCTGGACGAGGTGACGTCGGCGCTCGACCCCGAGCTGGTCGCGGGGGTCCTCGACGTCCTGCGTGACATCGCCCGCACCACGGACATCACGATGCTCTGTGTGACCCACGAGATGAATTTCGCCCGGGACATCTCGGACCAGGTCCTGATGTTCGATTCCGGCCACGTCATCGAATCCGGCCCGCCGGAGCGGATCTTCGGCGATCCGGAGCACGAGCGGACCAGGGAATTCCTCGGCGCGGTCCTCTGA
- the ehuD gene encoding ectoine/hydroxyectoine ABC transporter permease subunit EhuD, which produces MTWDWNAVGDFMPHFRDGLLVTLKALALGSVISFTLGLVWALLMRAPTRWVRWPVGVVTEFVRDTPLLVQLFFLFYVLPEWNITFSALTTGVIAIGLHYSTYTMQVYRAGIEGVPAGQWEAATALGLPVRRTWTAVILPQAVRRVVPALGNYVIAMLKDTPMLMTVTVLEMLGEARLYSQQHFQFTEPLTVIGVAFILISYPASLLLRALERRLVR; this is translated from the coding sequence ATGACCTGGGACTGGAACGCCGTCGGCGACTTCATGCCGCACTTCCGGGACGGCCTGCTGGTGACCCTGAAGGCACTGGCCCTCGGTTCGGTGATCTCGTTCACGCTGGGTCTGGTGTGGGCGCTGCTGATGCGGGCCCCGACCCGCTGGGTGCGCTGGCCGGTCGGGGTGGTCACCGAGTTCGTGCGCGACACCCCGCTGCTGGTGCAGTTGTTCTTCCTCTTCTACGTGCTGCCCGAGTGGAACATCACGTTCTCCGCGCTGACCACCGGTGTGATCGCGATCGGACTGCACTACTCGACGTACACGATGCAGGTCTACCGGGCCGGCATCGAGGGCGTGCCCGCCGGCCAGTGGGAAGCCGCCACGGCGCTCGGCCTGCCCGTGCGGCGCACCTGGACTGCGGTGATCCTGCCGCAGGCGGTCCGCCGTGTGGTGCCGGCGCTCGGCAACTACGTCATCGCGATGCTCAAGGACACCCCGATGCTGATGACGGTCACCGTGCTGGAGATGCTCGGCGAGGCACGGCTGTACTCGCAGCAGCACTTCCAGTTCACGGAGCCGCTCACGGTCATCGGTGTGGCCTTCATCCTCATTTCCTACCCGGCTTCCCTGCTGCTGCGAGCCCTGGAGCGACGCCTTGTCCGCTGA
- the ehuC gene encoding ectoine/hydroxyectoine ABC transporter permease subunit EhuC, protein MTSGLWELVLKGVWVTVQLLFFSALLAGAMSFLAGIARTSRRWIVRFLAGFYTEVFRGTSALIMIFWVYFVLPLAFGWQLVPLWAGTLALGLTYGAYGSEIVRGALNAVDPAQREGGIALSFTPWQRMRLILLPQAVPEMIPPFSNLLVELLKGTALVSVMGMGDLTFSANLVRLALQQSAEVYTYVLLIYFVIAFLLTRLMRGLEKRLRAGVGKEPERGTAAREPKRPGTAAVGAGAGATAGGGAS, encoded by the coding sequence ATGACATCGGGACTCTGGGAACTCGTCCTCAAAGGCGTCTGGGTCACCGTCCAACTGCTGTTCTTCAGCGCTCTGTTGGCCGGCGCCATGTCCTTCCTCGCCGGAATCGCGCGCACCTCGCGGCGGTGGATCGTCCGCTTCCTCGCGGGCTTCTACACCGAGGTGTTCCGCGGCACCTCCGCCCTCATCATGATCTTCTGGGTGTACTTCGTGCTGCCGCTCGCCTTCGGCTGGCAGCTCGTCCCGTTGTGGGCGGGCACGCTGGCCCTGGGGCTGACGTACGGGGCGTACGGCTCCGAGATCGTGCGCGGAGCGCTGAACGCGGTCGACCCGGCGCAGCGTGAGGGCGGGATCGCGCTCAGCTTCACGCCCTGGCAGCGGATGCGGCTGATCCTGCTGCCGCAGGCGGTGCCCGAGATGATCCCGCCCTTCTCCAACCTGCTGGTCGAGCTCCTCAAGGGCACGGCGCTGGTCTCCGTGATGGGCATGGGCGATCTGACGTTCAGCGCCAACCTGGTGCGCCTCGCGCTCCAGCAGAGCGCGGAGGTCTACACGTACGTCCTGCTCATCTACTTCGTCATCGCCTTCCTGCTCACCCGGCTGATGCGCGGGCTGGAGAAGCGGCTCAGGGCCGGGGTCGGCAAGGAGCCGGAGCGCGGCACGGCCGCGCGCGAGCCGAAGCGGCCCGGGACGGCGGCCGTGGGCGCCGGTGCCGGTGCCACCGCGGGCGGAGGTGCCTCATGA